From Nicotiana tabacum cultivar K326 chromosome 20, ASM71507v2, whole genome shotgun sequence, one genomic window encodes:
- the LOC107808894 gene encoding ultraviolet-B receptor UVR8-like isoform X2 → MSKMMEETERVIEQEEEKEGLVKEEIWSWGAGTEGQLGTGKLQDEHQPQLIHSLSSFTSISYLSCGGAHVIALTPGGRVLTWGRGTSGRLGHVEMVNCLHPKYVESLEGVFITHASAGWNHSGFVSDTGYVFTCGDGSFGQLGHGDYVSRCSPVQVLHFKTRHVVQIACGMRHSLVLLKGDTEDLIYGFGSGKRGQLGISDDKQKSLSIPHVTLGLENVKIRIIAANGDHSAAISLNGHLYIWGRAFCGASDVYRPCRVTADLPLIQVALGWNHALVLTGDGEVYMLGRYNYNVPTGIQNDNLMKHISDEAVMQRVIDFDSRKVVQIGAGAEHSALVTDDGSVMTWGWGEHGQLGLGDTDDQTGPRIVSLCNEQSRKPCVGRVYCGSGFTFIVRT, encoded by the exons ATGTCCAAAATGATGGAAGAAACAGAAAGAGTTatagaacaagaagaagaaaaagaagggtTAGTAAAAGAAGAAATATGGAGCTGGGGAGCAGGAACTGAGGGACAATTAGGAACAGGAAAACTCCAAGATGAACACCAACCTCAACTCATTCATTCTCTCTCTTCTTTTACTTCCATCTCTTATCTCTCCTGTGGTGGTGCCCATGTCATTGCCCTCACTCCTG GTGGAAGAGTGCTAACATGGGGGAGGGGTACATCTGGTCGGTTAGGTCATGTAGAGATGGTTAACTGCTTACACCCAAAGTATGTGGAATCTTTGGAAGGCGTCTTTATTACACATGCTTCTGCTGGATGGAATCACTCAGGATTCGTGTCAG ACACTGGTTACGTATTCACTTGTGGAGATGGTTCATTTGGTCAGCTTGGGCATGGGGATTATGTCTCAAGATGTTCTCCTGTACAAGTGTTGCACTTTAAGACTAGGCATGTCGTGCAAATTGCTTGTGGTATGCGCCATTCACTTGTCTTACTAAAAG GAGATACCGAGGATCTTATCTATGGATTTGGCTCTGGAAAACGTGGTCAACTCGGTATATCTGATGACAAACAGAAGTCACTTAGTATTCCTCATGTTACTTTGGGTTTGGAAAATGTCAAAATCAGGATTATCGCTGCAAATGGAGATCATAGTGCAGCAATATCTC tgAATGGGCATTTATATATATGGGGAAGAGCATTCTGTGGCGCCTCAGATGTGTATAGACCCTGCCGTGTTACTGCAGACTTACCATTAATCCAAGTCGCTTTAGGATGGAATCATGCTCTTGTATTGACAG GTGATGGGGAAGTATACATGCTTGGCAGATACAATTATAATGTTCCTACGGGTATTCAGAATGACAACTTGATGAAGCATATATCAG ATGAAGCTGTCATGCAAAGAGTCATTGACTTTGATAGTAGAAAGGTTGTCCAAATTGGCGCCGGAGCTGAGCACTCTGCCTTGGTAACAG ATGACGGATCTGTAATGACATGGGGATGGGGTGAACATGGTCAGCTTGGATTAGGAGATACAGATGATCAAACTGGCCCACGGATTGTAAGTTTATGCAATGAACAATCTAGAAAACCATGTGTCGGTAGAGTTTACTGTGGCAGTGGTTTTACATTTATTGTCAGGACGTAA
- the LOC107808894 gene encoding ultraviolet-B receptor UVR8-like isoform X1 — translation MSKMMEETERVIEQEEEKEGLVKEEIWSWGAGTEGQLGTGKLQDEHQPQLIHSLSSFTSISYLSCGGAHVIALTPGGRVLTWGRGTSGRLGHVEMVNCLHPKYVESLEGVFITHASAGWNHSGFVSDTGYVFTCGDGSFGQLGHGDYVSRCSPVQVLHFKTRHVVQIACGMRHSLVLLKGDTEDLIYGFGSGKRGQLGISDDKQKSLSIPHVTLGLENVKIRIIAANGDHSAAISLNGHLYIWGRAFCGASDVYRPCRVTADLPLIQVALGWNHALVLTGDGEVYMLGRYNYNVPTGIQNDNLMKHISEDEAVMQRVIDFDSRKVVQIGAGAEHSALVTDDGSVMTWGWGEHGQLGLGDTDDQTGPRIVSLCNEQSRKPCVGRVYCGSGFTFIVRT, via the exons ATGTCCAAAATGATGGAAGAAACAGAAAGAGTTatagaacaagaagaagaaaaagaagggtTAGTAAAAGAAGAAATATGGAGCTGGGGAGCAGGAACTGAGGGACAATTAGGAACAGGAAAACTCCAAGATGAACACCAACCTCAACTCATTCATTCTCTCTCTTCTTTTACTTCCATCTCTTATCTCTCCTGTGGTGGTGCCCATGTCATTGCCCTCACTCCTG GTGGAAGAGTGCTAACATGGGGGAGGGGTACATCTGGTCGGTTAGGTCATGTAGAGATGGTTAACTGCTTACACCCAAAGTATGTGGAATCTTTGGAAGGCGTCTTTATTACACATGCTTCTGCTGGATGGAATCACTCAGGATTCGTGTCAG ACACTGGTTACGTATTCACTTGTGGAGATGGTTCATTTGGTCAGCTTGGGCATGGGGATTATGTCTCAAGATGTTCTCCTGTACAAGTGTTGCACTTTAAGACTAGGCATGTCGTGCAAATTGCTTGTGGTATGCGCCATTCACTTGTCTTACTAAAAG GAGATACCGAGGATCTTATCTATGGATTTGGCTCTGGAAAACGTGGTCAACTCGGTATATCTGATGACAAACAGAAGTCACTTAGTATTCCTCATGTTACTTTGGGTTTGGAAAATGTCAAAATCAGGATTATCGCTGCAAATGGAGATCATAGTGCAGCAATATCTC tgAATGGGCATTTATATATATGGGGAAGAGCATTCTGTGGCGCCTCAGATGTGTATAGACCCTGCCGTGTTACTGCAGACTTACCATTAATCCAAGTCGCTTTAGGATGGAATCATGCTCTTGTATTGACAG GTGATGGGGAAGTATACATGCTTGGCAGATACAATTATAATGTTCCTACGGGTATTCAGAATGACAACTTGATGAAGCATATATCAG AAGATGAAGCTGTCATGCAAAGAGTCATTGACTTTGATAGTAGAAAGGTTGTCCAAATTGGCGCCGGAGCTGAGCACTCTGCCTTGGTAACAG ATGACGGATCTGTAATGACATGGGGATGGGGTGAACATGGTCAGCTTGGATTAGGAGATACAGATGATCAAACTGGCCCACGGATTGTAAGTTTATGCAATGAACAATCTAGAAAACCATGTGTCGGTAGAGTTTACTGTGGCAGTGGTTTTACATTTATTGTCAGGACGTAA
- the LOC107786028 gene encoding protein PTST homolog 2, chloroplastic, producing MTPLTRPHCFNSLLSTPATTSCKVVLLNSRKRLHFHRKSGGFDLVLGNKMCSLKFLELRRENAKHSVFRCCCEKGSEGETDLELEAEILAFMEKSENPNAFPTKKDLEKAGRVDLLEAIKKRGGWYSFGWDTENVHESETEEMDFDIEEFRKRVEKYQESDSLRGNEDFGFDSSIGNSSQPASSSGRSLEAAVEFEEDSGIEGILNRLEYERILSLGITTGKYGYGSNCSSRNSLDGGSSGTTTTDRTDPGKNGSLKSGSPKKGSLSDSGGQLNHQFTPDMWRTWSMQRADPQGTEFEAGDISFGKTPDGGKSESSREGLLTITENSYEALERWKNDNHNDIRPRLRRLELELSSTLRSLRSKSQEFSSKEVLGRSISDLENLSDAREFQENEVINAQKRLRSIRAKLAILEGKMALALIDADKVLEEKKKRIDGASKALQLLRTTRIVWHNSASEVLLTGSFDGWTTQRKMEKSHTGIFSVSLKLYPGRYEIKFIVDGIWKVDPLWPVVHNDGNENNLLIVT from the exons ATGACACCCTTAACAAGACCTCATTGTTTCAACTCCTTGTTGAGTACCCCTGCTACTACCTCCTGTAAAGTCGTTTTACTAAACTCAAGAAAAAGACTTCATTTCCATAGAAAATCAGGGGGTTTTGACCTTGTTTTGGGTAATAAAATGTGTTCTTTGAAGTTTCTTGAACTAAGGAGGGAAAATGCTAAGCACAGTGTGTTTCGTTGTTGCTGCGAAAAAGGGTCGGAGGGTGAAACAGATTTGGAGTTAGAAGCGGAGATTTTGGCCTTCATGGAAAAGTCTGAGAACCCAAATGCATTTCCTACAAAGAAAGATTTGGAAAAAGCGGGAAGAGTTGATTTATTGGAGGCTATAAAGAAGAGGGGTGGGTGGTATTCTTTTGGTTGGGACACAGAAAATGTTCATGAATCTGAGACTGAAGAAATGGATTTTGATATTGAGGAATTTAGAAAAAGAGTTGAGAAATATCAAGAAAGTGATTCATTAAGAGGGAATGAAGATTTTGGTTTTGATTCTTCAATTGGGAATTCTTCTCAGCCAGCTTCCTCCTCTGGTAGATCACT AGAAGCTGCAGTTGAGTTTGAGGAAGATAGTGGGATTGAAGGGATATTGAACCGACTAGAGTATGAGAGGATCTTATCTCTTGGTATTACTACGGGCAAATATGGGTATGGATCTAATTGTTCAAGTAGGAATAGCTTGGATGGTGGAAGCTCTGGAACCACTACTACGG ACAGGACTGACCCGGGGAAAAATGGAAGCCTCAAATCAGGTAGCCCCAAGAAAGGCAGTTTAAGTGATTCAGGAGGGCAGCTTAACCACCAATTCACGCCAGATATGTGGAGAACATGGAGCATGCAACGTGCAGATCCTCAGGGCACAGAGTTTGAAG CTGGTGATATTAGCTTTGGTAAGACACCAGATGGAGGTAAAAGTGAATCTTCAAGAGAAGGTCTATTAACCATCACAGAGAATAGTTATGAAGCTTTGGAGAGATGGAAAAATGACAACCATAATGACATAAGACCTCGTCTTCGGCGTTTAGAGCTTGAGCTATCCTCGACCCTTCGCTCCCTGAGATCCAAGAGCCAGGAGTTCAGTTCAAAGGAG GTTCTTGGCAGATCCATTAGTGATTTGGAGAACCTTTCTGATGCACGGGAGTTCCAGGAGAATGAGGTCATAAATGCTCAGAAGAGATTGCGGTCCATACGTGCAAAACTTGCCATACTTGAGGGGAAAATGGCGTTAGCATTGAT TGATGCGGATAAGGTGttggaagagaagaaaaagagaattgATGGTGCTAGTAAAGCTTTACAGCTTCTTCGTACTACTCGGATTGTTTGGCATAACTCTGCCTCAGAGGTTCTTCTAACAGGCTCATTTGATGGATGGACAACTCAG AGGAAGATGGAGAAATCGCACACTGGTATATTTTCTGTAAGCCTAAAGTTGTATCCAGGCAGATATGAG ATCAAATTCATTGTTGATGGCATATGGAAGGTTGATCCTTTGTGGCCCGTTGTTCACaacgatggtaatgaaaataatcTTCTCATTGTCACCTAA